Proteins from a single region of Chryseobacterium scophthalmum:
- a CDS encoding VWA domain-containing protein: protein MFDFEFYSPWFFLLFLLFIPLLFRDLSQKKRKGIKVPTTQNMNSSNGILPVIFLLKISKYIILSALIIAMARPRTFSVSQDRDETKGIDIMLAVDVSLSMLSKDFDPDRYDVLKNIAVDFINKRPNDRFGLVKYKMEAFLKVPLTFDHDAVKEEIVNMNQLEMADGTSVGDGLAVAVNHLMKSKAKSKVIILMTDGVNSPVKNLFSPELAATLAKDNHIKVYCIGIGTNGYALMPVTYDEFGYIYDEREVSIDENMLREIAATTDGKYYRADSENRLQEIYSEINKLEKTDINISKLYNYEEYFKIFLWIALGMLVFDAVLRWILYKFLS, encoded by the coding sequence ATGTTTGATTTTGAATTTTACAGTCCGTGGTTTTTTCTTTTGTTTTTGCTGTTTATTCCGCTTTTATTTAGAGATTTAAGTCAGAAAAAGAGAAAAGGAATTAAGGTTCCCACTACCCAAAATATGAACAGCAGTAATGGTATTTTACCTGTGATTTTCTTATTGAAAATCTCAAAATATATCATCCTTTCAGCTTTGATTATTGCCATGGCAAGACCGAGAACTTTTTCGGTTTCTCAAGACCGAGACGAAACAAAAGGAATTGATATTATGTTGGCTGTAGATGTTTCGCTGAGTATGTTGTCGAAAGACTTTGATCCGGATCGCTATGATGTATTAAAGAATATTGCAGTAGATTTTATCAACAAACGACCGAATGACCGATTTGGTTTGGTAAAATATAAGATGGAAGCTTTTCTGAAAGTACCTTTAACGTTTGATCATGATGCTGTAAAGGAGGAAATTGTGAATATGAATCAGCTTGAAATGGCAGACGGAACTTCTGTAGGAGACGGTTTGGCGGTTGCTGTGAATCACCTGATGAAAAGTAAAGCGAAAAGCAAAGTGATTATTTTGATGACCGACGGCGTAAACAGCCCCGTGAAAAATCTTTTTTCTCCAGAGCTTGCCGCGACTCTTGCCAAAGACAATCATATTAAAGTATATTGCATAGGAATAGGAACTAATGGCTATGCCTTAATGCCTGTTACTTATGATGAATTTGGATATATTTATGATGAAAGAGAAGTTTCCATTGATGAAAATATGTTGAGAGAAATTGCTGCAACTACTGATGGTAAATATTACAGAGCAGATTCTGAAAACAGATTGCAGGAAATTTATTCTGAAATTAATAAACTTGAAAAAACCGACATCAATATTTCTAAATTGTATAATTATGAGGAGTATTTTAAAATTTTTCTTTGGATCGCTTTAGGAATGCTGGTTTTTGATGCTGTTTTACGTTGGATACTATATAAATTTTTAAGCTGA
- a CDS encoding BatD family protein: MKKIFLLLSFFICVNSFAQLLSSKLEKTTLALGEVNHLVIKIDNLKSRAVITAPKDELLPFHFEEISDSININANTYERKIEFAVYEVGVFKIPELEFKVGDKLLKTIPYEIEVINTAMKEDQINDIMSNKEVDLEVTDYWQLYKWYVLAAIAFICLIFVIVMFVKYGRRSKDSPVVATNQTLKELDSLKKKKYIEDGDYRSFYVELIDISRKFITKQYRIPADILLTDDLIVLMKENNTISQENEKIVEDVFLRGDLVKFAKTFPDEKLMEKDFAEIRDFVQRSSKDLEFENLRKDV; encoded by the coding sequence TTGAAAAAAATATTCTTATTACTCTCATTTTTTATCTGTGTAAATTCTTTTGCACAGCTGCTTTCTTCTAAACTGGAGAAAACGACGCTTGCTTTGGGAGAGGTAAATCATTTGGTTATAAAAATAGATAATCTTAAAAGCCGTGCAGTGATTACAGCGCCAAAAGATGAATTATTGCCTTTTCATTTTGAAGAAATTTCAGACAGCATCAATATCAACGCCAATACGTATGAAAGAAAAATAGAATTTGCTGTTTATGAAGTAGGAGTTTTTAAAATTCCGGAGCTTGAATTTAAAGTGGGAGACAAGCTTTTAAAAACAATTCCTTATGAAATTGAGGTCATCAATACTGCGATGAAAGAAGATCAGATTAATGACATTATGAGCAATAAGGAAGTTGATTTGGAAGTAACCGATTACTGGCAACTTTATAAATGGTATGTTTTGGCGGCAATCGCTTTTATATGTTTAATTTTTGTGATTGTAATGTTTGTAAAATATGGAAGACGAAGTAAAGATTCGCCTGTTGTAGCGACAAACCAGACTTTAAAAGAATTAGATTCATTAAAAAAGAAAAAATACATCGAAGACGGAGACTATCGTTCGTTTTATGTGGAGCTGATTGATATTTCCAGAAAATTTATCACGAAACAATACCGAATTCCTGCAGATATTTTGCTGACGGATGATTTAATTGTTTTAATGAAAGAAAATAATACGATTTCGCAGGAGAACGAAAAAATTGTAGAAGATGTTTTCTTAAGAGGAGATTTGGTGAAATTTGCCAAAACATTTCCTGATGAAAAGCTGATGGAAAAAGATTTTGCCGAAATAAGAGACTTTGTGCAGCGCTCTTCCAAGGATTTAGAATTTGAAAACCTGAGAAAAGATGTTTGA
- a CDS encoding DUF58 domain-containing protein produces MQIKDIVKKVKQIEIRTRRKTEATLMGQYHSAFKGQGMTFSEVRPYQFGDEIRRIDWNKTARFREPFVKVMEEERELTMMILVDISASMDYGTKTQLKREYVAEIAASLGFSAAGNNDKVGLILFADKVYKVIPPQKGRKHVLSMISHILTAEYVPAESKIDKALEYMMGIFKRKSLVFLLSDFEDDYDSKILRVASRKHQLLGMRIYDEKDNEIPDVGYTLLYDAETGNQVWVNTSSARWRYTFAEAQKQKQRNLEEDFANSSAQFLNINTGEDYSKMLYNYFQKK; encoded by the coding sequence ATGCAAATAAAAGATATTGTAAAAAAAGTCAAGCAAATAGAAATCCGTACCAGAAGGAAAACGGAAGCTACTTTGATGGGGCAATATCACAGTGCTTTTAAAGGACAGGGAATGACGTTTTCTGAAGTTCGTCCTTACCAATTCGGAGATGAGATTCGTAGGATCGACTGGAATAAAACAGCTCGTTTTCGTGAACCTTTCGTTAAAGTAATGGAAGAGGAAAGAGAATTGACCATGATGATTTTGGTTGATATTTCTGCATCAATGGATTATGGTACGAAGACCCAGTTAAAAAGAGAATATGTTGCGGAAATTGCGGCAAGTTTAGGATTTTCTGCAGCTGGAAACAATGATAAAGTAGGTTTGATTTTATTTGCAGACAAGGTATATAAGGTAATTCCGCCACAAAAAGGAAGGAAGCATGTTTTATCAATGATCAGTCATATTTTAACGGCTGAATATGTTCCTGCAGAATCAAAAATTGATAAAGCTTTAGAATATATGATGGGGATTTTTAAAAGAAAGTCTCTTGTGTTTTTGCTTTCGGATTTTGAGGATGATTATGATTCTAAAATTCTGAGAGTGGCTTCTAGAAAACATCAGCTTTTAGGAATGAGAATTTACGATGAAAAAGATAACGAAATTCCGGATGTAGGTTACACTTTGCTGTACGATGCTGAAACGGGAAATCAGGTTTGGGTAAATACTTCAAGTGCAAGATGGAGATATACATTTGCTGAAGCACAAAAACAGAAACAAAGAAATCTGGAAGAAGATTTTGCGAATTCTTCAGCCCAGTTTCTGAACATCAATACCGGAGAAGATTACTCAAAGATGTTATATAATTATTTTCAGAAAAAATAA
- a CDS encoding AAA family ATPase produces the protein MSDSYQAEDIRQLTEKVKEQNYFFNLLRQEINKAIIGQHYMIDRLLIGLLGNGHVLLEGVPGLAKTLAIKTLAEAVHGEFSRIQFTPDLLPADVVGTMIYNIKENDFSIKKGPVFANFVLADEINRAPAKVQSALLEVMQEKQVTIGDETMPLPKPFLVLATQNPIDQEGTYLLPEAQSDRFMLKCKIDYPEFEDERKVMRMVSTSHQPEIKQVISLQNIVEAKAIVNQIYLDEKIEKYILDMVFATRYPEKYGLSELKNYISFGASPRASINLAIASRAYAFLKGRAFVIPEDVKALAQDVLRHRIGLTFEAEAEEITSEEIVNRILAKIQAP, from the coding sequence ATGTCAGATTCATATCAAGCAGAAGACATCCGTCAATTGACCGAAAAGGTTAAAGAACAGAATTATTTTTTTAATCTTTTGAGGCAGGAAATCAATAAAGCGATTATTGGTCAACATTACATGATTGACCGACTTTTGATAGGGCTTTTAGGAAATGGTCACGTTTTGCTGGAAGGTGTTCCCGGTTTGGCAAAAACTTTAGCAATAAAGACTTTGGCAGAAGCCGTTCACGGTGAGTTTTCAAGAATTCAGTTTACTCCAGATCTGCTTCCGGCAGATGTGGTGGGAACAATGATTTACAACATCAAGGAGAATGACTTTTCGATAAAAAAAGGTCCCGTTTTTGCGAATTTTGTTTTGGCAGATGAGATCAACCGAGCTCCGGCGAAAGTACAGTCGGCTCTTTTGGAAGTAATGCAGGAAAAGCAGGTGACCATCGGTGATGAAACCATGCCTTTACCAAAACCTTTTTTGGTTTTAGCCACTCAAAACCCGATTGATCAGGAAGGAACTTATCTTTTGCCTGAAGCGCAAAGCGATCGTTTTATGCTGAAATGTAAAATTGATTATCCTGAATTTGAAGATGAAAGAAAGGTGATGAGAATGGTTTCTACTTCGCATCAACCTGAAATTAAACAGGTAATTTCATTACAGAATATTGTTGAAGCAAAAGCAATTGTTAATCAGATTTATTTAGACGAAAAGATTGAGAAATATATTCTGGATATGGTTTTTGCAACCCGTTATCCTGAAAAATATGGACTTTCTGAACTGAAAAATTACATCAGTTTTGGGGCATCACCAAGAGCATCAATTAACTTAGCGATTGCTTCAAGAGCGTATGCGTTTTTGAAAGGAAGAGCTTTTGTAATTCCTGAAGATGTAAAAGCTTTAGCACAAGATGTTTTAAGACACAGAATCGGGCTTACTTTTGAAGCCGAAGCCGAAGAAATTACTTCCGAAGAAATTGTAAACAGGATTTTAGCTAAAATTCAAGCACCCTAA
- a CDS encoding DinB family protein yields MNYHFQAHRQVRKNLLDILQDTSHEDLLLIPDGFNNNIYWNIAHTVATQQLLHYYLSGNPFRIDKYWIETYKKGTLPNLNVQKSEVEDLEFLLTETSKTLMKDFDSDFFSDYTPYTTSFGMDLKSIQDAIIFNNMHESLHYGYAMAQKRAILGEKGR; encoded by the coding sequence ATGAATTATCATTTTCAAGCTCACCGACAGGTTAGAAAAAACCTTTTAGATATTCTGCAGGATACTTCTCACGAAGATCTTTTATTAATTCCTGATGGTTTTAATAACAATATCTATTGGAATATTGCTCACACCGTTGCTACACAGCAATTGCTGCATTATTACCTGAGTGGAAATCCTTTCAGAATTGATAAATACTGGATTGAAACTTATAAAAAAGGAACTTTACCGAATCTGAATGTTCAAAAATCTGAAGTAGAAGATTTAGAATTTTTACTCACTGAAACTTCAAAAACTTTGATGAAAGATTTCGACAGTGATTTCTTTTCAGATTACACACCTTACACCACAAGTTTTGGGATGGATCTGAAAAGTATTCAAGATGCTATTATTTTTAACAACATGCACGAAAGTCTGCACTATGGCTATGCAATGGCGCAGAAGCGAGCAATTTTAGGAGAAAAAGGAAGATAG
- the rlmB gene encoding 23S rRNA (guanosine(2251)-2'-O)-methyltransferase RlmB, protein MKDDFIFGLRPVLEAIEAGKTIDKIFVQNALQGEIYAELKAILAKNKIRPNYVPVEKLNRFTRKNHQGVVAFISDVPFHRIENIVPELFEEGKTPFILILDRLTDVRNFGAICRTAECVGIDAIVIPEKGGAPVNSDAIKTSAGAMYNIKICKEPNLAHVVDFLQQSGIAVFSATEKAQKLIYDVDFTAPCAIVMGNEETGISKEVLHHSDEKIKLPIEGKTQSLNVSVACGAILYEAMRQKITKI, encoded by the coding sequence ATGAAAGACGATTTTATTTTTGGGCTTCGTCCCGTATTGGAAGCTATTGAAGCTGGAAAAACTATTGACAAAATTTTTGTGCAAAATGCATTGCAGGGAGAGATTTATGCTGAACTGAAAGCTATTTTAGCAAAAAATAAAATACGTCCCAACTACGTTCCTGTAGAAAAACTTAACCGTTTTACAAGAAAAAATCACCAAGGTGTAGTGGCTTTTATTTCTGATGTTCCTTTTCACAGAATTGAAAATATTGTTCCTGAATTATTTGAAGAAGGTAAAACGCCATTCATTTTAATTTTAGACAGATTAACCGATGTAAGAAACTTCGGGGCGATTTGTAGAACTGCAGAATGTGTAGGAATTGATGCAATTGTAATTCCTGAAAAAGGAGGTGCACCTGTAAATTCTGATGCGATAAAAACTTCAGCTGGAGCGATGTACAATATCAAAATCTGTAAAGAACCGAACTTAGCTCACGTTGTAGATTTCTTACAGCAAAGTGGGATCGCAGTATTTTCGGCAACTGAAAAGGCACAAAAATTGATATACGACGTTGATTTTACTGCGCCTTGCGCCATTGTAATGGGAAATGAAGAAACCGGAATTTCTAAAGAAGTTCTGCATCATTCAGACGAAAAAATAAAGCTTCCGATAGAAGGAAAAACACAGTCTCTAAACGTTTCTGTAGCATGTGGAGCTATTTTATATGAAGCAATGAGACAGAAAATCACAAAAATTTAA
- a CDS encoding DUF6263 family protein: MKNIAALALISIALVSCKKETATITKVDPKTGKTITVEVPADSIKEVKADAAIKDSLGVFKQTFKLEKGKTYPLTTYQRDTKTMTDPQGKTMTGTSESTDEMSFTVNDIKGNVYDLTINLIGKRNSQSAQGKTVVVDTKLPIPKEDDLKMIWNVNKALTGNKLNMKMDTKGNVISITGFEAVYTKISDALKNIVKDANQRASVVASLKESFNEKVLKDQFEKNLSVLPKKGAKIGDKWSTSENADEAGKIKVTSNYTLKSAGNGVVEISITGGIPKKEEKKSQGPMTHSMSSELSQNGTIKFDQNTGWINNQNISVKTTQVETISDGKQSQSMKSVSNSSVMVNPSSK; encoded by the coding sequence ATGAAAAATATAGCAGCATTAGCGCTTATCTCAATAGCACTTGTTTCATGTAAAAAAGAAACAGCAACCATCACGAAAGTAGATCCTAAAACAGGAAAAACAATCACCGTAGAAGTTCCTGCAGATTCTATAAAAGAAGTAAAAGCAGATGCGGCAATCAAAGATTCTTTGGGAGTTTTCAAGCAAACTTTTAAGCTTGAAAAAGGAAAAACCTACCCTTTAACAACGTATCAGAGAGATACCAAAACGATGACTGATCCGCAAGGTAAAACCATGACCGGAACCAGCGAATCTACTGATGAGATGAGTTTCACAGTGAACGATATCAAAGGTAATGTTTACGACTTGACTATTAATCTGATTGGAAAAAGAAATTCTCAGTCTGCACAAGGTAAAACCGTTGTTGTTGATACAAAATTGCCGATTCCTAAAGAAGATGATCTGAAAATGATCTGGAATGTGAATAAAGCACTTACCGGAAACAAGCTGAACATGAAGATGGATACAAAAGGAAATGTAATTTCTATCACCGGATTTGAAGCAGTTTACACAAAAATATCTGATGCGTTGAAGAATATCGTTAAAGACGCTAACCAAAGAGCAAGTGTTGTAGCAAGCCTTAAAGAAAGCTTCAACGAAAAGGTTTTGAAAGATCAGTTTGAAAAAAACCTTTCTGTACTTCCTAAAAAAGGAGCTAAAATCGGTGATAAATGGAGCACTTCTGAAAATGCAGACGAAGCTGGAAAAATTAAAGTGACTTCAAACTATACATTGAAAAGTGCAGGAAATGGAGTTGTAGAAATTTCAATCACAGGTGGAATTCCTAAAAAAGAAGAGAAAAAATCTCAAGGTCCGATGACGCACAGCATGAGCAGTGAATTGTCTCAAAACGGAACCATCAAGTTTGACCAAAACACAGGATGGATTAACAACCAAAACATCAGTGTAAAAACAACACAGGTAGAAACTATTTCAGACGGAAAACAATCTCAGTCTATGAAAAGTGTTTCAAACTCTTCTGTAATGGTAAACCCTTCATCTAAATAA
- a CDS encoding YfhO family protein, with protein MAKNKNLIYIAVSLIAFLVLAFLYSTPVFTGKQLFQHDIVQYRGGAKELIDYRSNFDKETYWSDSMFGGMPTYQMGSRFEGDIIKKVDSYLNILPRPVNYLFLLFSGFFLLGMVAVRNWKYALLGATFFGLSTYFYIIIAAGHNGKVNTIEYFAPLLAGILLVYIRKKYVLGFIVTTLFFGLQIAANHPQMTYYLFLGLGFLFISELVRAIKKKVPMKHFLISSGIIASALAIGVGMNSQRIMANSEYIKETVRGKQILNTETHTAGNTGMDKESILMWSYGQLETLNLFIPRLMGGGSQEPEGKEMMEKVQQLVQDNVTSQAEYDRISKGFGSLTYWGDQPGTSGPAYQGAIVCFLALLGFFFASKKYRYWILGATILTILLAWGSNFMPLSDFFIEYVPFYSKFRAPSSILVVVELLFPLIAIIGLYRFFNSETLEEDYKKKILTYVGGGTLGLTLLLIVFGKSILGFYTDNEKLYLPPFLLDYLVDERFSMFRTDAIKALLYVGITVTVLFFALKQKLNQNIALVIIGLVSLFDLWTVNKRYLNDDNYVDKIFAENPFQTEGSDYLAEKVGDNANLQSILASIPVNKTLETIAENDKKHYRIYNQVLGTTSETNTSYFKASIGGYHAVKLRRYDDLLNKYIVQPDSVKTPKILNLLNTKYMIFGNPGEPQVVQNPKANGNAWFVSDLKFVNTPNEEIKYIGEIDSKKTAVINASDKSYFNNKPVQADSTATINLTKYEANELEFKSQSKTPQLAVFSEIYYPHGWKVFVDEKEVPYIKADYLLRAVHVPAGNHHIKMIFEPQVIETGKWISLLCFGLFVILSAFGIYFIYQKRDKKQVEIIK; from the coding sequence ATGGCAAAAAACAAAAACTTAATATACATTGCAGTTTCTTTAATTGCATTTTTAGTTTTAGCATTTTTATATTCTACTCCTGTTTTTACAGGAAAGCAGCTTTTCCAACACGATATTGTACAGTATCGTGGTGGCGCGAAAGAGTTGATTGATTATCGAAGCAATTTCGACAAAGAAACCTACTGGAGCGACTCTATGTTTGGCGGAATGCCAACTTATCAGATGGGAAGCCGTTTTGAAGGAGACATTATCAAAAAAGTTGATAGCTACCTGAATATTTTGCCAAGACCAGTTAATTATTTGTTTTTATTGTTCTCAGGGTTTTTCCTTTTAGGAATGGTTGCCGTTCGAAACTGGAAATACGCCCTTTTGGGAGCTACATTTTTCGGGCTCTCCACTTATTTTTACATCATTATTGCAGCTGGACACAACGGAAAAGTAAACACCATAGAATATTTCGCACCGCTTTTAGCCGGAATTTTATTGGTTTATATCAGAAAAAAATACGTCCTCGGATTTATTGTTACTACCCTTTTCTTTGGTTTACAGATTGCGGCAAACCACCCGCAAATGACCTATTATCTGTTCTTAGGTTTAGGATTTTTATTTATTTCTGAATTAGTAAGAGCGATAAAAAAGAAAGTCCCGATGAAACATTTTTTGATTTCATCAGGAATTATAGCTTCTGCTTTAGCAATTGGAGTTGGAATGAATTCTCAAAGAATCATGGCAAACTCCGAATATATTAAAGAAACGGTAAGAGGAAAACAGATTCTGAATACCGAAACCCATACTGCCGGAAATACCGGAATGGACAAAGAAAGTATTTTGATGTGGAGCTACGGTCAGCTGGAAACTTTAAACCTATTTATTCCAAGATTGATGGGAGGCGGAAGCCAGGAACCTGAAGGAAAAGAAATGATGGAAAAAGTACAGCAGCTTGTTCAGGATAATGTAACTTCTCAAGCCGAGTACGACCGAATTTCTAAAGGATTTGGAAGTTTAACGTATTGGGGAGACCAACCGGGAACTTCCGGACCTGCTTATCAAGGTGCCATTGTTTGTTTCTTGGCGCTTTTAGGATTCTTTTTTGCCTCAAAAAAATACCGTTACTGGATTTTAGGAGCTACAATTCTCACCATATTATTGGCTTGGGGAAGCAACTTCATGCCACTTTCAGACTTCTTTATAGAATACGTTCCGTTTTACAGTAAATTCAGAGCACCTTCTTCAATTTTGGTTGTTGTGGAATTGTTATTTCCTTTAATTGCGATTATCGGATTATATAGATTTTTCAATAGTGAAACTTTAGAAGAGGACTACAAAAAGAAAATCCTTACGTATGTTGGAGGTGGAACTTTAGGTTTAACTTTACTTCTGATTGTTTTCGGAAAATCAATTTTAGGCTTTTATACCGACAACGAAAAACTCTACCTGCCTCCTTTCCTACTCGATTATTTGGTCGATGAACGTTTCAGCATGTTCAGAACAGACGCTATCAAAGCATTATTGTATGTTGGAATTACAGTAACTGTTTTATTCTTTGCTTTAAAACAAAAATTAAATCAAAATATCGCTTTGGTTATCATTGGATTGGTGAGTTTATTTGATCTTTGGACGGTTAATAAGCGTTATTTAAATGACGATAATTATGTAGATAAAATCTTTGCTGAAAATCCTTTCCAAACTGAAGGATCAGATTATTTAGCTGAAAAAGTAGGCGATAATGCCAACTTACAATCGATTTTAGCAAGTATTCCTGTGAATAAAACATTGGAAACAATTGCTGAAAATGATAAAAAACATTACCGAATTTACAATCAGGTTTTAGGAACAACCAGCGAAACCAATACTTCTTATTTCAAAGCTTCTATTGGAGGTTATCATGCGGTGAAACTGAGAAGATATGACGATTTATTAAATAAATATATCGTACAACCCGACAGCGTAAAAACTCCAAAAATTCTGAATTTACTCAACACCAAGTACATGATCTTTGGTAATCCGGGAGAGCCACAAGTTGTTCAGAATCCTAAAGCCAATGGAAATGCATGGTTTGTAAGTGATTTAAAATTTGTAAATACTCCAAACGAAGAAATTAAATATATCGGGGAAATCGACAGTAAGAAAACCGCTGTTATTAATGCTTCCGACAAATCATATTTCAATAACAAACCGGTTCAGGCAGATTCTACAGCAACGATCAATCTGACCAAATATGAAGCCAATGAACTAGAGTTTAAATCTCAGTCTAAAACGCCGCAATTAGCCGTTTTCTCTGAAATTTATTATCCTCATGGCTGGAAAGTTTTTGTTGATGAAAAAGAAGTTCCATACATCAAAGCCGATTATTTATTGCGTGCAGTACATGTTCCTGCAGGAAATCATCATATCAAAATGATTTTTGAGCCACAAGTCATCGAAACTGGAAAATGGATTTCTCTTCTTTGCTTCGGATTATTTGTTATATTAAGTGCGTTTGGAATTTATTTTATTTACCAAAAAAGAGATAAAAAACAAGTTGAAATCATTAAGTAA
- a CDS encoding GxxExxY protein yields MITQNYITDLTYKINGACIEVHKILGSGLAEIVYHKALEKEFRLRNIEFKSEFKIPVIYKDEYLDCDFKCDFLIEDLIVLEIKSVTSILDLHKFQVINYMNLLKVPKGILVNFNVKNLYHFGQETFINKYFDKYD; encoded by the coding sequence ATGATTACTCAAAATTACATAACAGATCTTACCTACAAAATAAATGGAGCTTGTATTGAGGTTCATAAGATTTTGGGTTCAGGTTTAGCTGAAATAGTTTACCATAAAGCTTTAGAAAAAGAATTCAGGTTAAGAAATATTGAGTTCAAGTCTGAATTTAAAATTCCTGTTATTTATAAAGATGAGTATTTGGATTGTGATTTTAAATGTGATTTTTTGATTGAAGATTTAATTGTTTTAGAAATTAAATCAGTTACTTCAATTTTAGATTTACATAAATTCCAAGTTATTAACTACATGAATTTATTAAAAGTTCCTAAAGGGATTTTGGTAAATTTTAATGTGAAAAACCTATATCATTTTGGTCAGGAAACATTTATTAATAAATATTTTGATAAATACGATTAA
- a CDS encoding glycosyltransferase family protein, with amino-acid sequence MSTDKKILIITYYWPPAGGPGVQRWLKFAKYLPEFGWKPIIYTPENPSYPLLDESLMKDVPEDLEIVRTKIWEPYQLAEKLNKSNKKFKAGQFDVGNNQSWKSKLSIWVRGNFFIPDARVFWVQPSVKFLEQYLKINNIETIVTSGPPHSMHLIGLNLKKKFPDLKWIADFRDPWTEISYYKHLKLTNRSDKKHRQLESEVFKNADITLATSYTDAENFRKNGANAFCITNGFDETDSNPQTLQPSNSPTQFTLSYIGVLEQLRNPENLWKALDNLVKTNSDFAENFNLKFVGRIDDKILEVIEKSSLKDHIQNLGYVSHNKAVDEMAKSSLLLITNFPNESSKGIIPGKIFEYLATGKQIISFGPNEADVAKILDETKAGKHFGYNDSKEIEDFILEKFELWKNGNLLENTQNIEQFSRRNLTKQLSEIL; translated from the coding sequence ATGTCCACGGATAAAAAAATCCTTATTATCACCTATTATTGGCCACCTGCAGGAGGACCAGGAGTTCAGCGATGGCTGAAATTCGCAAAATATCTTCCAGAATTTGGTTGGAAACCGATCATTTATACACCTGAAAACCCAAGCTACCCTTTATTGGATGAAAGCTTAATGAAAGATGTTCCGGAAGATCTGGAAATCGTAAGAACAAAGATCTGGGAACCTTATCAATTGGCGGAAAAGCTTAATAAAAGCAATAAAAAATTCAAAGCGGGGCAATTTGATGTCGGTAACAATCAAAGCTGGAAATCTAAGCTTTCGATTTGGGTAAGAGGTAATTTTTTCATTCCCGATGCGAGAGTTTTTTGGGTGCAACCTTCTGTAAAATTTCTTGAGCAATATTTGAAGATCAACAATATTGAGACGATCGTTACTTCAGGACCACCCCACTCGATGCATTTGATAGGTTTAAATTTAAAAAAGAAATTTCCCGATTTAAAATGGATTGCTGATTTCAGAGATCCGTGGACTGAAATTTCATATTATAAACATTTAAAACTGACCAACAGATCAGATAAAAAGCACCGCCAATTAGAATCTGAAGTTTTTAAAAATGCAGATATCACTTTGGCTACAAGCTATACCGATGCAGAAAATTTCCGTAAAAATGGAGCGAATGCATTTTGTATCACTAATGGATTTGATGAAACAGACTCAAACCCTCAAACCCTTCAACCCTCAAACTCTCCAACCCAATTTACACTAAGTTACATCGGTGTTTTAGAACAGTTAAGAAATCCTGAAAATCTTTGGAAAGCACTTGATAATTTAGTGAAAACCAATTCGGATTTTGCGGAAAACTTTAACCTAAAATTTGTTGGGAGAATTGATGATAAAATTTTAGAAGTTATTGAGAAATCAAGCTTAAAAGATCATATTCAGAATCTTGGTTACGTTTCGCACAATAAAGCGGTTGATGAAATGGCGAAGTCTTCCCTTTTATTGATCACTAATTTTCCAAATGAGTCTTCAAAAGGTATTATCCCTGGAAAAATATTTGAATACTTGGCAACAGGAAAACAAATTATTTCTTTTGGTCCAAACGAAGCTGATGTTGCAAAAATTTTAGATGAAACAAAAGCAGGAAAACATTTTGGATACAATGATTCTAAAGAAATTGAGGATTTTATTTTAGAAAAATTTGAACTGTGGAAAAATGGAAACCTTTTAGAAAACACTCAAAACATTGAACAGTTTTCAAGAAGAAATCTAACGAAACAACTTTCTGAAATATTATAA